TGGGTGTTGGTGACCAGCGCCCCTGACCGTCAGGCGGATCCGCAGGATATCAGCCTGCTGTGGGTTACCGCCGATGAGGTCAAAGCCATCAGCCACCGCAAAATTGACGCCAACGTCAAAGGCACCGGCGATATGTTTACCGCACTGCTGGTCAGCCAGTTGCTGGCCGGCGAACCGGCGGAAAATGCCGTTTATCACGCGATTGAAGAGGTTTGTGCCGCGCTGACGGAGGCGGCTCGTTACGGTTGGGGAGAAATTGGCCGCCTGACTGCGTCAGCATAAAACAGGCCGGCGCGGCACGCCCGCGCCGGGGCCGTCAGCGCTTTTTCTTTTTATTAAAATCCAGATCGAACGCATACACCGCGCTTTGCAGTTTGCGCATCGTGACGGGACTGACATCGGTAAAGCGGCAGGAAAGCCGGGAAAACCGCCGGTTGTCGCCTTCTTCTTCCACGTTAACGTCATGATCGTCGGTGAGCGCCAGCAGCTCCATATTCACTTTGAAGGTGCCGTAGCTGTCCAGATTCAGCTGAACTTTGTGAAAGACAAAACCAGGGTGCAGGAAAGACGGAATATCCCCGTCCAGGCGCAGGCCGACGCCACCAACGGAAATATCGTGGATACGCAGGTACAGAGGTGAACCGTCGGGATAATCGCCGTGGCAATAGAAGTCGCGCCAGTAAGGCGTAGTAATGCGCGGCTGACGCCGGCGCTGAATATATTTCAGCTCTTTCGGCAGTTGGGCGGAAAACGCCTCGTTTTCCTGATGCCGTACCCGCTCTGCGCTGTCGACTAAAAATTCAATTTTGGCATCATAGCCTTCAATCACCACCTGTAGTTGGCCACCGGTACACTGCTGGCAGTCGCTGCCGTCAAAGACGATATTGCCGGCGCCCACGCTTAATAGCTGGCTGTAAAAAAATTGTTGCTGTTGATTAGCGATGCGCATCGGCGTGCGCTGCTTGTAGATATCTCGCAAAATAGCCAGAACTTCAAAACGCTCTTGCTTGATAAACAGTCCGTTATTGAGCTGCTCCACTCGTCTCTCCTGACTTTTCCACTCATGCTTACAAATTCCTTACGCTTATCATCACTGGGAGTAATCCTAAAGTCAAATTTACATATTCTTACGGCTAACTCTAGGAATATCTGCCACTTACATATTTGTTGGTGATTCGGTAAACAGGGGAAGCAACGCATGCCCCTGACTATTCTTTCATCAGGGGCGGCGTAAACGGCGGGTTAAAGCGTGATACGCTGGCTGTGCTCGTCTGCACCCTGCGCCGCATGATGAATGGCGATATAGCGCTGATAGCGGGCAGGCTTGAGCCTGGACAGGTCGACCAGCACCAGGCCGTCGATGCAGTTATTGAAGGCCGGATCGGTGCCGAAATCGATAAACTGTACGCCGCCCGGCTCGCACAGTTCGCTGTACTGTTTGTAAAGCGTCGGGATTGAACAGCCCAGGTTATTCAGCAGGCTCTTCAGCCGCACCAGGTCCCCCTGATAATCATCGCCGGCGAACTGCGCCAGCACCTGCGGCAGCGAAGCGGGATAAGGCTGACGCGACTGGGCCAGCGGATTGTCCGCGGCAAAATAGAGCCGGTAAAAGGCAATCAGCAGATCCCGCGCCGCAACAGGCATGCCACCGGAGATCGACACCGGACCGAACAGATAGCGATATTGCGGGTATTTGGCCAGATAAGCGCCAATGCCCAGCCACAGATAATCCAGCCCGCGTTTCCCCCAGTAGGTCGGCTGAATAAAGCTGCGACCCAGTTCAATGCCCTGCGCCAGTATCGGCATCATATCGCGGTCATAATCAAACAGGCTGTTGCTGTAGATGCCCGCCAGCCCTTTGCGCTCCAGCTGTTCGCCGGTGGGGATAAAGCGGTAGGCGCCGACGATATCCAGCGCATCCTCATCCCACAGCACCAGGTGATAATAGTCATCGTCGTAGCTGTCCAAATCGCGGCGTCGGCCGGAGCCTTCACCCACCGCGCGGAACGCGATTTCCCGCAGTCTTCCCAGCTCCCGCAGGATCGGCGAGCGTGCGTCATCCTGCCGCCGGTAGAGGAAAATCGCTTTGCCATCGGGGGTTTTCCCCAACAGTTCGCAGGCCTTCAGCGCCTTTTTCAGCTCCTGGCGCTCTTCCGGCAGGGCAATGGGTGACTCACTGGCGAACAGGCCGCTTTTCCCCTGACCCAGACGGTATACGTGACGACGAAAGCGTCCTGCCAGATCGCGGGCGCCGGTGTGGCCGTCGTGCCAATTGTTAAACGGAATGCGCCCGCCGATGCGCAGCTTGATGCGGCCGCCGCGCTGCTGAAACATTTCACGCACCAGCAGCAGCGTCGACAGGGGGCGATAGGCCAGTGAGGCAAGGTAAAACAACGTGCTGTTACGGGCGCTGATATGAATCGGCACGATCGGCGCGCGCGCTTTGGCCGCCAGCCGCAGAAAACCGGTATGCCAGTGGCCGTCGCGGATCCCCTGCGGGCTGATGCGCGATACCTCCCCGGCAGGGAACATAATCAGCACGCCCTGCCGTTCCAACTGCTGCTGCATGGCCTGGATCTGCTGGCGGCTGGTCTTGTACGCCACATTGTCGACCGGTACAAACAGGCTGCTCAGCGGCTCGATATAGCTCAGCACCTGGCTGGCGACCACTTTCACATCCTGACGCACCGCCGCCACGGCGCGCAGCAGCGCCAGGCCGTCCAGCGAGCCGATAGGATGATTAGCCACCAGCACCACCGGTCCCTGGCTCGGGATATTTTCCAGATCGCCGTCCACCAGTTCGCAGCTGAGGTTGAAATAGTCCACCACCTGCTCAACCAAATCCAGCCCGCGCAGGTGCGGATAGTCGGCGGCAAACTGTTTGAATTCTTTTTCGAAGAGCAGATTTCTTAGCAGGCTACGCTGCCAGGCGGGGGGATTGCGATGCGGGAAAGCGTCTTGCAGCAAGGTATCCAAGCTAAACATCGTGTTATCTCCTTGGCCTAGTCGCAGCAACGTTAAGCCAGCGGTATGACTGCGACATGTCAGAAAGATGACGAAAAAATTAAACCTCCCGCCCCGCCACACCATCCCGGGCGGTGAAAAAGGCATCAGGCTTTATTGAGCATAGTCCGGCTTTGGGTCTGATTCAAAAATACGCCGCCGCCGGAGCATTAATCCCTTGTGGGTAATGTGCAGGTTAATGTCCGAAAGCCGCCATCACCGCGCGTGGTTTCATGTAATAATCGGCCCATCAGTGAAGAGGAGTGATCGTATGCAGACATTTTTAATTGACCGTATGCCAACCCCGGTGGGCGAGCTGGTGCTGATCGCCGATGAGCAAGGTCAGCTGCGCGCCGTCGACTGGACTGACTATTACGACAAGCTGATCAAACTGCTGAACACCCATTACCGGCGCGATGGTTTCCGGCTGCAGGAGCAGCGTGACCCCGGCGGTCTGAGCAGCCTGATGCAACGCTACTTTGCCGGCGAGCTGGGGGTTATCAACGACATCCCGGTCATGACCGCCGGCAGTGAATTTCAGCGCACCGTCTGGCAGCAACTGCGCCGTATTCCGTGCGGGGAAACCATCACCTATGGCGAACTGGCCAGACGCATCGGCCGACCGACCGCCTCACGCGCCGTCGGCATGGCAAACGGCTCCAATCCCGTCAGCATTGTGGTGCCCTGTCATCGGGTGATTGGCTCGCAGGGCGCACTGACTGGCTATGCCGGCGGCGTGACGCGCAAGCAGTGGCTGCTGCAGCATGAAGGCTTTTTACCAAAAGATTTGTTGTAGCATTTTTAAAGCCGCACACGGACCGGTGCGGCTTTTCATTTTAAATCATAGAGTTTGCTCGATAGCAGCATAAAAGCACAGCAAAATGACTAAATATCGCACAACATGCCCCTATTCTTCCTATTGATACCCTTATAACCTGCCGCAAAAGATGTTAAAATTGACGCATATCAATTATTGCGTGAGCGTAATCTATGATCCCTGAAAAACGCGTGATCCGTCGTATCCAGTCCGGTGGTTGTGCGATCCACTGTCAGGACTGCAGCATCAGCCAGCTGTGCATCCCTTTCACCCTCAATGCCCATGAGCTTGACCAGCTCGACAATATCATTGAAAGGAAGAAACCGATCCAGAAAGGCCAGACTTTATTCAAGGCCGGTGATGAACTGAAATCCTTGTATGCCATCCGTTCAGGAACCATCAAAAGCTACACCATTACCGAACAGGGCGACGAGCAGATTACCGGCTTCCATCTGGCCGGCGATCTGGTTGGTTTTGACGCCATCGGTTCGCTGAAGCATCCGAGTTTTGCCCAGGCGCTGGAAACCTCAATGGTCTGCGAAATCCCGTTCGAAACGCTGGATGACCTGGCCGGTAAAATGCCGAACCTGCGTCAACAGATCATGCGTCTGATGAGCGGCGAGATCAAAGGCGATCAGGACATGATCCTGCTGCTGTCGAAAAAAAATGCGGAAGAGCGTCTGGCGGCGTTTGTCTATAACCTGTCACGCCGTTTCGCCGAACGCGGTTTCTCGCAGCGCGAGTTCCGCCTGACCATGACGCGCGGCGATATCGGCAACTACCTCGGCCTGACGGTAGAAACCATCAGCCGCCTGTTGGGCCGCTTCCAGAAAAGCGAGATCCTCAGCGTCAAAGGTAAATACATTACCATCGAGAATGCGGACGCCCTGTCGCAATTGGCCGGCACCCCACGCATCAGCGTCGCTGCCGTCTAATACCATCGCCGGATCAATAATCTCTAATTATTGATCCGGCTCATCCTCTCTCCGCTGTTCTGTTTTTCAATGTTGGGTTACTCTGTAAATTAACAGACTGTTGATTTCAGCTGTAAGGAGGCCCTAATGGCGATGTATCAGAATCTTCTGGTGGCTATTGACCCCAACCAGGACGACCAGCCGGCATTGCGCCGCGCGGTATACCTGGTCAAGCGGAATGGCGGGCGCATCAAGGCCTTCCTTCCTATCTATGACTTCTCTTACGAAATGACCACCCTGCTGTCGCCGGATGAACGTACGGCGATGCGCCAGGGTGTAATCAGCCAGCGCGCCGCTTGGATCAAGGAACAGTGTCGCTTTTATCTGGAAGATGGCGTGCCCATCGAGATCAAAGTGGTTTGGCACAACCGTCCGTTTGAGGCCATTATTCAGGAAGTGCTGAGCGGACAGCATGATTTACTGCTGAAAATGGCGCATCAGCATGACCGGCTGGAATCGGTAATCTTTACCCCGACCGACTGGCATCTGC
The nucleotide sequence above comes from Serratia rhizosphaerae. Encoded proteins:
- a CDS encoding FNR family transcription factor; the encoded protein is MIPEKRVIRRIQSGGCAIHCQDCSISQLCIPFTLNAHELDQLDNIIERKKPIQKGQTLFKAGDELKSLYAIRSGTIKSYTITEQGDEQITGFHLAGDLVGFDAIGSLKHPSFAQALETSMVCEIPFETLDDLAGKMPNLRQQIMRLMSGEIKGDQDMILLLSKKNAEERLAAFVYNLSRRFAERGFSQREFRLTMTRGDIGNYLGLTVETISRLLGRFQKSEILSVKGKYITIENADALSQLAGTPRISVAAV
- the ogt gene encoding methylated-DNA--[protein]-cysteine S-methyltransferase, which produces MQTFLIDRMPTPVGELVLIADEQGQLRAVDWTDYYDKLIKLLNTHYRRDGFRLQEQRDPGGLSSLMQRYFAGELGVINDIPVMTAGSEFQRTVWQQLRRIPCGETITYGELARRIGRPTASRAVGMANGSNPVSIVVPCHRVIGSQGALTGYAGGVTRKQWLLQHEGFLPKDLL
- a CDS encoding flagellar brake protein, encoding MEQLNNGLFIKQERFEVLAILRDIYKQRTPMRIANQQQQFFYSQLLSVGAGNIVFDGSDCQQCTGGQLQVVIEGYDAKIEFLVDSAERVRHQENEAFSAQLPKELKYIQRRRQPRITTPYWRDFYCHGDYPDGSPLYLRIHDISVGGVGLRLDGDIPSFLHPGFVFHKVQLNLDSYGTFKVNMELLALTDDHDVNVEEEGDNRRFSRLSCRFTDVSPVTMRKLQSAVYAFDLDFNKKKKR
- a CDS encoding lysophospholipid acyltransferase family protein, whose amino-acid sequence is MFSLDTLLQDAFPHRNPPAWQRSLLRNLLFEKEFKQFAADYPHLRGLDLVEQVVDYFNLSCELVDGDLENIPSQGPVVLVANHPIGSLDGLALLRAVAAVRQDVKVVASQVLSYIEPLSSLFVPVDNVAYKTSRQQIQAMQQQLERQGVLIMFPAGEVSRISPQGIRDGHWHTGFLRLAAKARAPIVPIHISARNSTLFYLASLAYRPLSTLLLVREMFQQRGGRIKLRIGGRIPFNNWHDGHTGARDLAGRFRRHVYRLGQGKSGLFASESPIALPEERQELKKALKACELLGKTPDGKAIFLYRRQDDARSPILRELGRLREIAFRAVGEGSGRRRDLDSYDDDYYHLVLWDEDALDIVGAYRFIPTGEQLERKGLAGIYSNSLFDYDRDMMPILAQGIELGRSFIQPTYWGKRGLDYLWLGIGAYLAKYPQYRYLFGPVSISGGMPVAARDLLIAFYRLYFAADNPLAQSRQPYPASLPQVLAQFAGDDYQGDLVRLKSLLNNLGCSIPTLYKQYSELCEPGGVQFIDFGTDPAFNNCIDGLVLVDLSRLKPARYQRYIAIHHAAQGADEHSQRITL